The window CAAAGCATCTTCTGGGAGTCTGCAAGCAAGCATAATACGAGTTGAAATAAATAAGCAATGACAGTTACTTGAGCAGGTGAACATTATTCCCTCACATTCCATCAAAACAAGAACATTTACATACAAATAGTGTTGCTTCAGTGAATGGAACTTGGACATTCAGTGACTGGGAAAACGCTTTATATCCAGCAGAATTGAAGCCAATCAGACTTCCAGAGCAAGTCATGCTGTCAGCAAGGAGCATCAGATGCTCCTTCAGAACGCCTTTGGCCACCATCGCAACTGATGTTGAAAGACGCTGCAAATGGCCATAAAATTGGAGTCATCTAAGGATACAGAATGGAAAAAGATAACGAgacaagtaaaaataaaaagaagtacCTCCCAGAAGCCACTCTATCAAGGGATAAAGGAACAACTGTGAGAATGTAATTACCCAAAACTTGAATTATACCTGGATTGCCTGATCAAAAGCACATGATATTCCAAGCAATTCCTCAACTTGCTTTATTGCATATGGAATAGAGCGTTTTGTGTCAATTAAATGGAGTACAGGAAGGCATGAGTCCAGAACAATCCTCCATGCATCACCACTTCTTTTGCATACCGACTTTTCAAGAACGATATCCAGGGCCAGTTCACCCTTCTGATTCCTGCGAGAGTTTCTTATCCATGATGTTGTATCAGGATTGATCCAGACAATGTTTGCAGAGCTAATCCGGGGGTCACCTGTCCATTGATGTGCCTCAATAATGTCAAGATAATTCCACTTAagttttcttattcttctttacTTTATTTTGCTGTGAAGGACTGAACTACTGTGTAAACCATTTGACAAACATCTTGGCAAAAAACAGTAATACTAATTACTAATGATAATGAATAGATTGAATTCCACGAACTCTATCGCATGCTGACATGTACATGGAACATGTAATCATAACCTAACATCATGCAATTCATTGACTTCTCTGCTCTTTCCCCTTCTATTTCATTCGTTTGTCATTCAAAAAGCCAGACTAGATTTAttgttttttaaattgtaaGATCAAGATCACAGGAAACCATCACATCGTCCATAAAACTTTCCTCCTTGCTAAAATACAAGGAGCTATAGCATCTTCAGAACCCTGCCCGGAGTCATCAAAACTAAAAAGTCACACctcttcaaaacaaatagcacaTTCTGGATAGCATTACACAGAAAAACAATCTTCTATCCAATCTCACACTATTTGATAGATATATAAAGCTATGAGCAATGAAAACAAACAACAGAAACAATGGTGTGACCTCGTAGTAATCTACGGTACCTTTGATGATTGTATCAAGTATAACAGGACAAATCTTGTTGGCAAGAACATGCGTGATTTTCTCTAATTGAGGatcatttgcatccaaacaggAGAACATCAAGCATGGCATTTGGGATCTCCCACCTGCACATTGTGGCTGGAAAGAGCAGCCATCACTGCAAAGAGGGAAGACAAGCAAACAAAAACTATCAGATTTCCCATTTTGCACTACTGTCAAGCAATGGCAACAAGCACAAATTAAGACCATGCCAGAGAACTTACATGCTAATCAACAcacatataataatataaaaaaaatgttaaataaaccatttatcgACAAGACAGTCATTTTATACATCAAAAGGAAGTTTCTTCTCTAGACTATTGTAGcaaaaggaaaaccaaaaaTAACAGATGTGCAGCTCAGGGCCCAGTTGCTTCCACAATATTTGAGGTGAATATTTATGCTATACCATTTGAAGCTTCACCAGATAGTTAATCTTCAATTGCAAACATTTCCAGAGCAAAACCCACATAGAAAACATGAAGCAGTGAAATGTCCAACTAAAACTTAATGTCCACAATCTTTTACATCACTTTCTCAAACCGAATCTATGAGTTGCATGCATGAAGGTATTCTTCTTTTTGACATTTTCAGAATCAACTGTACATATTTATGAAAATGTAACAGTTTCTTAGTTCCATCGATTACGTCATTGCTTGCCGGCTCATTGAGCACGAAGACCTAGTCAACTTTGCAGGACAGTGCACAAACTGCAAATGCAACTGCTGGAAGCACACTATATGAGATGCAGCAGGCAGATCCTCCAATtactatgaaaataataaaactaaccTGACAGATAGCACTGTCCCCTTGAAAAGATTaccaacttttttcttcttgcggAATGAGTTGATGGTCTCTTGGCACTGCTTCAGAACATCAACCATCGAGATGTTCAATTCTTTCAGATGCACCTGTTTCACAAAGCTTGCAACTCAGAAAAGCAAAACACCCTAGAGGTAACCCAATTTACTGAATGTTAATCTTTATACACAAAGTGGCAATCATGGAAACTTATTTAACAACCTCATCGAGATGAATATGACCGACCAGTCCAGCATGAGCTTCAGAGCTTTCCAACACCGTCCGTAGTTCTTTATACCTACACATAAATTGAAACCTCAAATCACCAAACAGAGAAAAGCATGCCATAACATTCTCCAAGCAGTCGATACAAGCTGATATCAGGATATTATATAGCTATCACAACACTTTATTGGAAAGTGAGTCAAAGTGCATTTCTTGAGCCACAGGGATGAACAAATAAAAGTCCCATTTTCTAATATGGAGAATAAAGTGATATTTGACAATATGATGCACACTAATAATTATCGTACTTCCATAGATTACATCTCAATAAAAAGAGTATTTTATACGTAGTATAGGGTGGAGATTTCCCATCAGCAGTACAAATGCTCATCATTAGTGAACTAAAAGAGCGCAATAGTCATGACAAGCAGTATAAGATGCAAATACATGAATTTTCCTTCAAAACAAATTATATCTTTTTCATATCCTTCAGCTTTTTGCTTTGGTTTCTCATTCAAGTACTAATTTTGCTTCCTTTACCATGAAACCTGCTGGCAATAAATAACATCAGTTTTCATGGACCAGACACAAGAAAAGAGGCAAGCATGCAATCAAATATTACTGTAAGACCATTGTTGTTTTAGACTGAAAGAAGAGGCGACATGAAACATTCCAATCAGatatagaatatatatatattaagcaAACCCAGCTCCTCTTCAGCAGAGATACAAGGCCATACACTCGTCAGAAATTAAATGACTATACCGCAGATCAAAAACCATAAGTACTAAAACAAGAGACACTTCCACGcttttaaaaatctattttcattCACTACCAATGCAGAACAGGAGAAATTTAGAATAGTCAATTTTAAGGCTGATGGACAGAGACTTTGCAGCAGTTCCAATCAAATAAAGACACAAAGCCCAAGAGTGAGGTGTCAATCAAGTACAAGCAGCACATAAAACAAAGATCCATCAATTATCATCTTCCGACAACCACAAATTAGAGTTGATAAAATGACCGATCTTAAAGCTCTAATTATTTAATCAGAAGGCATTTATGTTTTTATATGTTTTGGACATTGAGTTGTTATTCTGGAGTAGACAAGTTAGTTGCGGAGAAAGAGATTAACGCTCAGCTCAGTACCTAAGTAACAATCAAGGTACAAGATTGTAACAACTCAACTACCTTTTACCAAATTACACAGGCATATATGATGAAAATAGTTAGCAGCTATGATTGAAACTGCAGTATCACAATCGGCACACAACTTGACAAGtggctctcttttttttgtcagaGTGATAGAAAGTAGTTAAGATCAAGAGAAAGTAGCCATAAAATAGAAGGCAGGATTTGTCAAAGCAAATAGATCCATGCAGAAGAGTAAATGATTGTATAAAAGAAGAGCACAATATAAAAGActtactcgatcatgaagccaacTGTGAGATCTTTGAGACTCACTTTCTTCAAGTGAGTCTTGACTAAACATGCAGCATTTTCACTGCAGTGCTTCCTTCCACAACCACATCGATTCAAGTACAAAATTACACGGCGATCGATTGGTTCGTTTCTAAAGTTGACTCGGCATTGCAGTATCTCCTATAAGGACAAACGAggacattaaaaaattcaaattctccATGAAATGGAGATGGAACGTCGAGTGTTAGCTAATTCTAACCatcaacagaaaagaaaaattattaccTTCATTAGCTCCCATGAGGAATTACTACTAGGAGAAGAATCAAGAACTGCTTTATAAGCAGGATTTGACATGGCAGTTGCTGCTAATACACCAACCGGCTCACCTGCAGGGAAAAGATTTTCGGGCTTGCCTCCAACCTCAGAACCATACTCAAATTGGATTATTGAATTGCTGCAAACATTCCGCACAGTGCCATCATAGCATATGACTACATCTCGAAGGATGGCCATTAGGTTTTTAAAGAGGGTTCCTGGTTCAGACAATCCCCTTGTGGATCGTACAATGACCTCCCTTGTGCATATAGAATGGACCATCATCTCATATGGGTCCAACCCACAAATGAAGGAGCTCTTGATTAATCCGTACTCACCAGATGGATAATCAGCTCCCTCAAAGAAATATTTGCTCCTAAAAAGGGAGGCCATCTCATCAAACAATGAGGTGGAATAGAATTTTCCCTTGTCTGAGATTTGAACACCCAGAAACCCAATTTGTTGAATGATCTTATTGATTGCTGAATCACTTTTCGAGTCCACAAGATCACCAAGCGCAGATGACTTCAAGATAAATCGCGACAACGGCAGTTTTGCCAGTCGAAGGTGATTTTCCAGCTGCAATTGCACCAGTTCATTGTGAGTTGTTCTTAGGTGATACAGCAGTGGCGATATCACCTGAATGTTCTTCTGAATATCTTGAATCATTGATTGGGGTATATAGAAATCCTCTAGACACACACTAAAGCCTTCTGTAAATAAGTTTTCCATCAGTAACGGCTGAAGTGCATCAAAAAACTTCAAAACCTCCACAGgacttttctcaaaaaatatcGATGTAACAATTTCACTTATCATGGGCACAATGAATTCCCTGCTGTAATCCACATCCAATAGATCACTTTTACTAATCAAGTACTTATCCCCACAACAGTTAAAGCCTGCGGGCAAAGCAGTTTGCAACATCTGTAAAGCCGTCCAGGTAGGACAGAACTGGTGAGCTTTCAACAAAGCAGGATGTGGCAAATCTGATGAAACAAACATTGCCAATTGCTGAGCAGCTAACTTGTCAAAGAAATACTTCCTAAACATCATCTTCAACGACAACAAGGAATCGGTAGCTAGTTGCAGATTCAAGTTCCCACTATGTGAGCTCAGCAACTGCTTCTCCACAGAAAAGAGTTCTACAACCTCTGCCTTTGCTGATGCTGACTGAGGATAAAATAAGTGGACGCAATCCCCATCGAAGTCAGCACCAAGAGGTCCACAGATCAGGGGATTTATCTTCACTGTGTGATCATCATGGACATACACTGACAATGCTTGTAGAGAGTGCTTATGTGTGGTCGGTGGTCTATTGATAAACACAATGTCCCCATCCATAATCCTGCGATGAACAACTTGGCCGGGCCTCAAAGAGGTATGCCCTTTGGAACCCTCTCTGAGTGAATACATGGCTGAACCATCTCTGTATGCCAGACACAACTTCTTATCCACCAGACCTTGcaaataatccatgttatacatgctaaccttctCCTCAAATGTTATTCTCTGCGCAATCTCAGCAGGAATGCCTATTTCATTGACCTTCTTAAAGGCATCACCTGTGATCACACTGCGAGAGGAAAATCCTGAGCCTTTCCTAATAAACAACGTCCTCATTTTCTCCAGCCATGCTTTGGTAGCAGTATCCGATGGCTCTTTACCAATCCCATAGCGTGTATCAATATCTCGAGACGCCTTTGCAGTACCTCTGACTAATAGATACTCATTGACTACGTTTTGCAAATCTTGAGCCTCCACATCATGGGACTCAAAATTAGGAGCTCCTGACCTTGAACCTTTGATGATCTCAACTTGCTTGAGAACCTTTTTCAACATTGTCACTGAAAGATCCTGGGAAGACACATGATATATTTCATTATTAGCACTCGGGAgaccccaaaaaacaaaaaagataaagataaaaaagtGCCCAAAATAAGAATTGAACTCCTTCTTTTGCCTTACCGAGGACATAACGCTAACACCATCAGAAACTTCCGGAACAGACAAACAATTTGGCGGAACAGGTAGATACTGGATAATATATCCTTCTTGGGGAAAGTATCCTTTCCCAGCAAGTTTCCTTTTGGTCTCCTCAGGAATTCTTTTGAGCATTTCCACAACCTGTTGATTAATTCCACTGAATTAAGCAGCGAAGCAACTTCAAGGACCACTTCCAGAGAACAAATAAGGAAGTCAAGCACAGGCCACTTCTGGAACAAGTTCCAAGACATTTTTTACTTAAAGAGCCTTCAACCATGGTGATGGAAACTAACAAAATTACAACCATAGAATAGATGAACATATTGCAGCAGAAGTAACCGACTAAATCATGAAGAGAATCCAAAGTCAAATTTTACTTGTATTTGCTTCTAGCTTTGAAAAGTCATATGGCTAGGGCTTCCACTTTTTACATGCAAGTGATATCTTTCCTTCATTTATGAGCATCTGCAAGTTTTGGtatagaagatctaccacaatGCAGAGCTTCCAGGTTCCTTAACCAGAGAACGTGTTTTGGATGCTTATTAAGAAACAGGAAAGACCTATCTAGACTCATTGCAATGGGCGTATATCTTTATAACAGAAACAGAAACAGCCATTGTGTCATTCTGTAAGGACACTTCAGTAGAACACCATCCAACATCTAAATCCcatctttgttttattttccactTCCATTTAAAACTTTTATGCAGTTCTAATTAACATTAAATGCACATAAATTATAAAAGTGGCCACTCTACAGCTTCCAAGCCCATCATTTAGGTAGGAATAGATATCAGCATGTATGAGCCACCAGAGACAATGTCTGAAGCTACATCTACAGTAAAAGAAGCATAGCTGCAACGTATCCCATCAAGAGAAACTGGCACCACACTTCACATGCACATCGTTATACTAGTCAAAGCATGTGATAAAATAACATGTCTATACCTTATCACAATTTTATTGTCCTTTCAGAccatttatggaaaaaaagtGAACGAAAAAAGTAATTCCACTCATATTGACAAAGGGGAGAAGACGCCAACCTCACAAGGCAATAGAGGTCGCGAAATATTGTCACCATATCGAAAACCGTATCTTTCAAGAAAGTTCCAAAAACCATCTCGTAATCTTGACCTCGATGATACCTTCAACTGCAAGCAGTGTACACCTTCTGATGTCTTAACCTCTCTCATAGAAACTTGTGCTGCATCCTGCACAGAATCTTTATAGATCAAAACTTTCGTAGAAAGATATCAAAGGCAATAGTATGTTGATCCAAGTCCATGAAGATATCACCGAATTTCATCTATGTCAAGGATAAGACAAGGCGTAACAAAGATGCATTGGGATGTACAAGTTAATCAAAATGTAAAATAGACTAATGAGGGTGCCACTGCTACAGCAACAACTAAGCATCAACACACATAAGGGTTGGCCCCAATCACTGAATACTGCACACCATATATGGTACAATATTAAAACCAATAAATTTACCGCTGGATCCGAACATTAAATTTTGCACCATATTTGGTACAAGTATCAAAACCAATATAAGCTCACAACAACTATTCACTATTTTACCCAGAATCATTACAGAAGCCCATAGCAACTCAGAATTTCAAACAATTGAACGACTTTCAAGTTCTACCTATAAGAGTcaactttattaaaaaatcaaatgttgTCCCATTCACGGCCCAAACAAAGGAAAGGATTCCAATTTAGATTGGTCAAAGCGACCAGCTCTGCATGGCCAAGAGTTCAACATAGACAGAACTAGTTAACAAGTCAAATCACACTCTAATATCGACATGGACTGGCAAAGCTTTAGAATAGAGAACTCTCTATATGGAAAACTCATCCCATCTACCTAACAAAACCGAGCAACTGCTCAAATCTCCCAGACAGCCACAAGAATATATGTTGCATAGGTGCAGACAGGAAAGTAGCCAATCCAAATAGATCTTAAagcaaaataattaatatataaagCACAATACAAAAATCTGATTTCAGGTAAACATTcccatttaattatttattatatattcaaGCAAAGTACACAAAAAATGCAATAGATGCGACACTGAGTCATTAAGGGACACTCTTTAGACAACAAACCTATCCTAGATAACTTAGATAACTATTACATGCAATCAGGTAAGTATACTACCATATCAAAGTTCTCAAACACACTGATGTTGCTTAGTGTCAAGCATAAATATGATCAGAAAAGTATACTATCATATGCAAGTTCTCAAACATGCTGAAGTTGCTTTAGTGACAAGCATGAATATACAAAAGCATAGTGTGATTTGGAATTTAGTGCATCACCTCACAGCATGAAGCCAATAGTCGTTCACCCACACCAGCATTCTTGATTGGAAACTGAAAGGAACAAAACATTGTTATCAAAATGCTCAAATCAGAAGGACGATATGCCAATcataaaatagaattaatatGGGAAGAACACTTACATTTTGCATCAATTAGTATAAACATGGCTACATTTCGGATACATAGCCAGTTAAAGAAAacacagacacacacacacacacacatagtTCATCTGCATAAGGAGAAGCTATGACTGCTATAAGGGTGAGTATTTATAATAAATAGCTAAAACTCTACTTTTGGATGCTAAGCAATCATTGATGTCAAAGGTAGAGTGACGAATGAGGGAGGGAGTAAAGCAAATAGAAAATTGGAGATGTAAAGATGTAACAATGACCTTTCTACAAGATATAAAGAGTAATCTCCAGTAATACGGATAAATAGATGCCATATTTCTCCATATAAACCCCGAACAAGTTAAAAGAGGATAAGAATTGGAAAATGCATTTCTGAGGAAAAAACCTTAGTAGGACTCCGACTCATATAGAGGCAAGACCTCCAAGTAATGTTAGATTGTGCTCTCATTGATTCTTGCAAAGAACACAAAAGAAATTCGAGGGAACCTGGAAGTACCTTGTTGTTTCTCATTTTTAAGCACTTTAAACACAGCAAGCTTAACATTCGCTTGAGTTCACTAACATGGCTCGGATGATATATTGGTATTGGTAATTCGATATACCCAAAATGACCTGGAGAAAAAGTAACAAGTGTCAAGTCTGTATTCTTCAATTTATCCAAACCTAAGAGATTAGAAACCACACTGTAAAATAAGAAAGCCGGTCATAGAAGTAATACCTTCACATTTACCCGGGTCAGATGTGCCACATGATTCACACCTCCCAAATTCAAGAGGCAAGCCAAGAAATGGATTAGAAAGCTGACTTGAATGAGTAATGGAGCAATCACTGACGGATGCTGCGcactaagaaaaaaaatcaagatgaaGATAGCACATCAGTAGTAATCACAGATTAATTATGACAAGATCAGACTCCAATCTACAAATATGAACCATTGTGCATagcaattattttactttagCAGCCTTGAAATATAGTGCACGATCATAACCGACGTACAATTTAAATTCTTTGTGCTAAGAACGAAATTAACAGGCCAGAAATAATAAATGCTACATGACAGCATCAAGGTTTATGGGACAGAATCTTATAAACTTACAATCTCCTGTCGAGATGCCAAGCCAAAACTGATTGCTGTTATCTCCGCATCTAGAGCAGCTGTCGAAGTTTCCTCCATCCCTTTCTACGCTGCACCAGAGAACAGAAAACATTCTCAGAATTACAACCAGGCTACGTAtgagcaaaacaaaagcaaaataatGCGAGAATATAAGCAAATGAACACAACACAGTCTATCGAAAATGACACCTAATCTCACCGACAGTGAGAAAATCAGTAATCTGCTaagaaaaatggcaagggaCATAAACAGAAGATCATAAGTTGGATCATCCACAAATGAAAGGGAAACAGCCTGCCTTCCAGTTTAAATTAAGGCCgagcaccaaaaaaaagagagctaaCAGAACGCTTTTTTAGCGTAAAATCATACAAAGGGAAAGATCAGGAACAACTCAGAATAACATTAGCTGAAAATGGAAGAACCGAAGGTAATACTGTCAGAAAGATTTTGCATCCATTGCTAGAATTTTCACGTAACGCCGAAAATCCAGAGTCACAGAAACAAACGGGGCCTAGCATCTCACTCCTCCGATTTCCTAGAAATTCTACCAGTCGAGTCAACCGCGAACCGATTCTTCTCGAACATTTCACAGCACAAAAAAGCTCACAAGCCAACGGGGCCAAGACAAACACATGAGAGTCCTTGCGCGTTACACATTCCGACCGGTAGAACCGCAGTTTGACCGGTGTCCCATAAAACCAGCTCGACCGCTCTGTCCTCTAAATCCTCGTTACGAAACGAAAAACCTAGACTCCGCACGAACAACTACGACCGAAAGGACTCGACACAGCGAATGCGAAGCAGGTAACGCCAATGCGACGCGATCATCAGCACGACAGCTCGGTCACAAGCAATTCCCCTCAGTCATCCCCGCGCGGCCGGCATGCCGATTTTCCCCTCATTTCCTCGCCCCTCCCCGACGCTCTGCAGCCTAACGGACGCCGGGAGCGGGAATGCAGGTGGAACGTACCGAGGATTCCGGCCGCTTCACGGTTACCACCGCCGGATGCCCCCCggaaaaaccctaaaagcagAGGCAGGGGAGAGCGCCGGGAGAGACGAAGCGGAAGGAGCGAGGCGGAGgagcggcggacggcggcggacggcgcGGAATTCGGCGGCGGGGCGCGGGTTCGGCGGCGGGGATCGGCGGTCCGGTCGCTGGTTTTCTCGCCCCGGAGGAGGAGGTGggcaggaggaggagggaagggTGGAGGAGGGAGGACTGGGGGTGTGACAGCAGGGAGGGAGAATGTGAAGAGACTTGAAAAAAGTGACTGCATGCAGCTCGGCTTTTgccaaatggaaaaaaaaaaaaaaaaaacattttctttttattcagtTCTATTCATGGGGTGAAATGTCCAAACAGCCCTCGCCTCACGCCTCTTGAGTTGACCCATTTTCCCACCAACTCTGGAGCTTCGCAAGAGAATTTAGGGACCTTTTGGCTCTTTTCGACGCTCCTTTTTTTGGATTATCAACGTATTTGCATTGGTCAGACGCGTTTTTGAAGGgacaaaaaatgttttgaaaaatcttcTCAATGGTTCAAAATATATACATTGATATTCATGTACTTTGAAGGAAAAGGAATACGCATTGAGTAATGGTTAAATACCGAAAGGGCAAAAAATAGatgtggaaaaggaaaaaagtatgGTACAAGCTTTGATGGAGCTCATAACGGTCCAATCCAACTGTTTATTTAGGCAAGGCATCTAAACTcccctcacgtcacttctcataaatatattcatttatgtTGAACTCCAGAGTCTTCAAAATTAGTTATAAAGTCCGTTTgcttaaattttaatataggTATATATCGTTGCGctttaaatttgttttaaatttttcggAATCAAAGAAAAACCCTAGAATGATTATTCACGTACGTCGATATCCATGtgcttttaaggaaaaaaaaaactcatgtgCATGttaaaatgaaattcaaatatcaaaaaggcaccaaaaaaaagtgaaaaggggaaaagacaCAGTAAAAAGATTTGGCAAAGTATATAATGATAGGATTCGTTCGTTTatcttattttaatatttagtaCGAAATCATTGGTTCGGACAGCCAAAAGATTAGTTGACCCCGTTAAAAGTCCAATTACGCAGGCATGAGCGTAGTGATTTCGTCACGGCAGGGATTTTGAATCTGAACAATACGAGCTTCTGAAgttttgtaaattaaaaaattctggAATTAATAGTTTGACCCTTTTTTGTGCtactaaaagttaaaaaaatatatatatatatatttttaatgggGTTTTGGGGTTTTGCGACCGGAGGGGCTTTGTCGACCTCCTTTGTCTTTATCTGTTGACGGTCCGGGGGTCTCTTTGACTGGGGGCAGCGCTTGTAATTAAGGGGAGAGTGCGAGGGTAATTCGGGCATTGGGGTGTCGGCTCTTGTCCCTATGCCCCATGGTTGGCACTTGGCAGGGTTTTTTGGGGGAACGTCATCTGTGGGACCCACGGGCACGCTCTCCTTCGTTTGTGCTTTCGGGCCCTGATAGTCGGGTCGGTGCATTTGATATCGGGTCTGAAAAGCCCGATCTTTTGGGCCCAATTGGGCTGCTTGACTTGGATCTGTAGACCGATGACTGCGGCTTGACTTTGGCAATTTGGGTTGAAgcgtaaaaaaattattattcgaCGTTGCAACCTCA of the Eucalyptus grandis isolate ANBG69807.140 chromosome 10, ASM1654582v1, whole genome shotgun sequence genome contains:
- the LOC104421868 gene encoding DNA-directed RNA polymerase V subunit 1: MEETSTAALDAEITAISFGLASRQEICAASVSDCSITHSSQLSNPFLGLPLEFGRCESCGTSDPGKCEGHFGYIELPIPIYHPSHVSELKRMLSLLCLKCLKMRNNKFPIKNAGVGERLLASCCEDAAQVSMREVKTSEGVHCLQLKVSSRSRLRDGFWNFLERYGFRYGDNISRPLLPCEVVEMLKRIPEETKRKLAGKGYFPQEGYIIQYLPVPPNCLSVPEVSDGVSVMSSDLSVTMLKKVLKQVEIIKGSRSGAPNFESHDVEAQDLQNVVNEYLLVRGTAKASRDIDTRYGIGKEPSDTATKAWLEKMRTLFIRKGSGFSSRSVITGDAFKKVNEIGIPAEIAQRITFEEKVSMYNMDYLQGLVDKKLCLAYRDGSAMYSLREGSKGHTSLRPGQVVHRRIMDGDIVFINRPPTTHKHSLQALSVYVHDDHTVKINPLICGPLGADFDGDCVHLFYPQSASAKAEVVELFSVEKQLLSSHSGNLNLQLATDSLLSLKMMFRKYFFDKLAAQQLAMFVSSDLPHPALLKAHQFCPTWTALQMLQTALPAGFNCCGDKYLISKSDLLDVDYSREFIVPMISEIVTSIFFEKSPVEVLKFFDALQPLLMENLFTEGFSVCLEDFYIPQSMIQDIQKNIQVISPLLYHLRTTHNELVQLQLENHLRLAKLPLSRFILKSSALGDLVDSKSDSAINKIIQQIGFLGVQISDKGKFYSTSLFDEMASLFRSKYFFEGADYPSGEYGLIKSSFICGLDPYEMMVHSICTREVIVRSTRGLSEPGTLFKNLMAILRDVVICYDGTVRNVCSNSIIQFEYGSEVGGKPENLFPAGEPVGVLAATAMSNPAYKAVLDSSPSSNSSWELMKEILQCRVNFRNEPIDRRVILYLNRCGCGRKHCSENAACLVKTHLKKVSLKDLTVGFMIEYKELRTVLESSEAHAGLVGHIHLDEVHLKELNISMVDVLKQCQETINSFRKKKKVGNLFKGTVLSVSDGCSFQPQCAGGRSQMPCLMFSCLDANDPQLEKITHVLANKICPVILDTIIKGDPRISSANIVWINPDTTSWIRNSRRNQKGELALDIVLEKSVCKRSGDAWRIVLDSCLPVLHLIDTKRSIPYAIKQVEELLGISCAFDQAIQRLSTSVAMVAKGVLKEHLMLLADSMTCSGSLIGFNSAGYKAFSQSLNVQVPFTEATLFTPRRCFERASVKCHVDALSSVVASCSWGKRVAVGTGSKFDILWGTKDGVDSKQEGAADVYSFLHMVRGPSMQATGDSTCLGIDVEHLDWEDENTELNRSPENNSEKPVFEDDVQPWDKVTSVDDWDASASWEKNGKDSTTPGNNGQSTAWSNWGSKKAESQVIDSQVDNTKSSWNSSTSWDKEADANQLRDHNSPSWGNGRADDDGFHSTKDNENSSKSGGWGAAAWGSDGGSQSRKSWDVSEKSMIDETQSKSEQQGHGWETKSWGKKPDDEMGWDGARSVKDKSGRADLDDFTKADEQPSKSGGWDAAIGVMNEAGSQSEKGWNSSQTVETEKESQRETTGWGKRAEGSEVSRGGWNSSQNADDTSKRVYEDGSQLGKPWNISQSPKAKESDKQSQWEATGWGQKAGDGEGWNSQNSKAEGTEKSSPWERQNQWGGDSKKKSKGQHSEWKMRRSLSRPRDMINEDPAAPRMFTATRQRLDMFTSEEQDILTDVEPIMQSIRRIMHQSGYNDNDPLSAEDQTYVVDNVLNHHPDKAAKMGAGIDHLTVSRHSSFPDSRCFYVESTDGSRVDFSYRKCLENFVKTKYPDAAELFVGKYFKRPRSDGKREQSVAPEEATENR